From the Cryptomeria japonica chromosome 2, Sugi_1.0, whole genome shotgun sequence genome, one window contains:
- the LOC131047428 gene encoding uncharacterized protein LOC131047428 — MITFISMMMTCDCTCKSSVGFTFSSLLMGVFICAVSHIILKIIILLLRGMLIRDCDWESCNNEKEIVNVEARCVKVAQNGFGEIVHYIDYDEGVLQKGVEEISQLEDGSVRGFNGFSEVLQFDDQCREGFKQNPVEEILQFDDQCAGCFIKNAVDYDEGVLQMGVEEISQLEDESVRGYNGFAEILWFDDQCPESFKQNQVEKILQFDDQCAGCFIKNGVEQISLSNDQCDGGFIKNGVDEILLSNDQCDGGFIKNGVEETSLSTEKYDGAYKQDGVEKIPQFNDHCFGDFKQDGFGKILQVDDHRVGGFEHNGIEENLQPDDQCVGGFEQRFEKIMQLDDQCVLRFSFKHNGYEKFLQLDDHCAGGFQQNGFEKILQLDDRYAGAFERNDDQCVGGFKQNEFEKILQLHDQCVGGFKQNDDQCVGAFEHNDDQCVGGFKQNGFEKKLQYDDQCIGGFKQNGFEKILQLDDHCARAFEHNDDQCVGGSRENGFDKILELDDQCVGGFSQDGGEENVTHLENHDEDQHTSQLKEDKCAEDQELIVPDNSEADGEEGSEELVSCVGQNALITSGTSTAKEEQLEVNGFCFGTDHNVEDSLDSPKYEEKGLESPTSKDIVGQIEEIAAVEDMAVVTSDTVAREHLNTEFEEKNLSEASIEHLNTEFEEKNLSEASIGHNNLNEVLDINAVEGSSTIGEICEIEEKKNALDKMLEELESKELEELCTVPNNDRQIYELMHDLSKDEDGENQVCEIVEDDISDFSTERKNPDHFKVADRIRDLKHDLLRLQYEFVSEESTSKSSGSEQRNSTMSRQSELEDCWYNQPAPPSPGHGSNTANTATSIDALYETYTERMRHFDRINNYQMHSVGIFEPKFLQKSRSLKLTSSFRQLSSRRREVENDEIDYKLQKEELETVYVAQTCLTWEALHWQYKIVRYLEASSSIDGEASLSYEQAAEQFKQFQVLLQRFLENEHFNQGARIQEYSRSRSLMPKLLQVPALRASSTEGTEEEIHEAFYRDPVTISELIKIMEEAIMTFWDFVKADKDIKTCKSKKHQKLMDSADSTLLQAIRRCLEKKESRLNDLKRRGKFLRKNKSNPRRAEETEILLALIDLRIITRVLSMSRMTKDHLRWCEEKLNALNVSQSNLQRDCMPVYFPS; from the exons ATGATCACTTTTATATCAATGATGATGACTTGTGATTGTACCTGCAAAAGCTCTGTGGGATTCACTTTCTCCAGCTTGTTGATGGGTGTATTCATCTGTGCTGTTTCACATATAATATTGAAGATCATAATCCTGCTTTTAAGGGGAATGCTTATAAG GGATTGCGATTGGGAGAGCTGTAACAATGAAAAGGAAATAGTGAATGTTGAGGCTCGCTGTGTAAAAGTTGCACAGAATGGATTTGGTGAGATTGTGCACTATATTGATTACGATGAAGGAGTCTTACAAAAGGGGGTTGAAGAAATTTCGCAGCTTGAGGATGGAAGTGTTAGAGGCTTTAATGGGTTTTCGGAAGTTTTGCAGTTTGATGATCAATGTCGGGAAGGTTTTAAACAGAATCCTGTTGAGGAAATTTTGCAGTTTGATGATCAATGTGCTGGATGTTTTATAAAGAATGCAGTTGACTATGATGAAGGAGTCCTACAAATGGGAGTTGAAGAAATTTCGCAGCTTGAGGATGAAAGTGTTAGAGGTTATAATGGGTTTGCGGAAATTTTATGGTTTGATGATCAGTGTCCGGAAAGTTTTAAACAGAATCAAGTTGAGAAAATTTTGCAGTTTGATGATCAATGTGCTGGATGTTTTATAAAGAATGGAGTTGAGCAAATTTCACTGTCCAATGATCAATGTGACGGAGGTTTCATAAAGAATGGAGTTGACGAAATTTTACTGTCCAATGATCAATGTGATGGAGGTTTTATAAAGAATGGAGTTGAGGAAACTTCACTGTCCACTGAGAAATATGATGGAGCTTATAAACAGGACGGGGTTGAGAAAATTCCACAGTTTAATGATCACTGCTTTGGAGATTTTAAACAGGACGGGTTTGGGAAAATTTTGCAGGTTGATGATCATCGTGTTGGAGGTTTCGAACACAATGGGATTGAAGAAAATTTGCAGCCTGATGATCAGTGTGTTGGAGGCTTTGAACAGAGGTTTGAGAAAATTATGCAGCTTGATGATCAGTGTGTTCTACGCTTTAGCTTTAAACACAATGGGTATGAAAAATTTTTGCAGCTTGATGATCACTGTGCTGGAGGCTTTCAACAGAATGGGTTTGAGAAAATTTTGCAGCTTGATGATCGCTATGCTGGGGCCTTCGAACGCAATGATGATCAATGTGTTGGAGGCTTTAAACAGAATGAGTTTGAGAAAATTTTGCAGCTTCATGACCAGTGTGTTGGAGGCTTTAAACAGAATGATGATCAATGTGTTGGAGCCTTTGAACACAATGATGATCAATGTGTTGGAGGCTTTAAACAGAATGGGTTTGAGAAAAAATTGCAGTATGATGATCAGTGTATCGGAGGATTTAAACAGAATGGGTTTGAGAAAATTCTGCAGCTTGATGATCACTGTGCTCGAGCTTTTGAACACAATGATGATCAATGTGTTGGAGGTTCTAGAGAGAATGGGTTTGACAAAATTTTAGAGCTTGATGATCAATGTGTTGGAGGTTTTAGTCAGGATGGTGGTGAGGAAAATGTAACCCATTTGGAAAATCATGATGAGGATCAACATACATCTCAACTTAAAGAGGATAAATGTGCTGAAGATCAGGAGCTAATTGTTCCGGATAATAGTGAAGCTGATGGGGAAGAAGGTTCTGAAGAACTAGTTTCTTGTGTAGGGCAGAATGCATTGATCACTTCAGGAACAAGTACAGCTAAAGAGGAGCAGTTAGAAGTCAATGGTTTCTGTTTTGGAACAGACCATAATGTAGAGGATAGTTTAGACTCACCTAAATATGAAGAAAAAGGATTAGAGAGCCCTACAAGTAAAGACATTGTAGGTCAAATTGAGGAAATAGCTGCAGTGGAGGACATGGCAGTTGTTACTAGTGACACAGTTGCAAGGGAACATTTAAACACTGAATTTGAAGAAAAGAATTTATCTGAAGCTAGCATTGAACATTTAAACACTGAATTTGAAGAAAAGAATTTATCTGAAGCTAGCATTGGTCACAATAATTTAAATGAGGTTTTAGATATAAATGCTGTTGAGGGGTCATCCACAATTGGAGAGATATGTGAAATTGAAGAGAAGAAGAATGCACTTGATAAGATGTTGGAAGAATTAGAGTCAAAAGAATTAGAAGAGCTGTGCACAGTTCCAAACAATGACAGACAAATTTATGAGCTAATGCATGATCTAAGCAAGGATGAAGATGGGGAGAACCAGGTTTGTGAAATAGTGGAAGATGATATCAGTGATTTCAGTACTGAAAGAAAAAACCCAGATCACTTTAAAGTGGCAGATAGGATTAGAGATCTTAAACATGATCTTTTAAGATTACAGTATGAGTTTGTGAGTGAAGAGTCAACATCAAAATCCTCTGGAAGTGAGCAGAGAAACTCTACCATGAGCAGACAATCTGAATTAGAAGATTGTTGGTATAATCAACCAGCTCCTCCAAGCCCTGGACATGGGAGTAATACTGCTAATACTGCTACATCAATAGATGCATTATATGAGACATATACTGAAAGGATGCGACATTTTGATAGGATCAATAACTATCAAATGCATTCAGTTG GTATTTTCGAGCCAAAATTCTTGCAAAAGTCTAGGTCCCTTAAGTTAACATCATCTTTCCGTCAACTTTCTTCAAGAAGAAGGGAAGTGGAAAATGATGAGATTGACTACAAGCTTCAAAAGGAAGAATTGGAGACTGTTTATGTGGCTCAGACATGCTTAACGTGGGAGGCACTTCATTGGCAATACAAAATTGTTCGGTATTTAGAAGCATCATCTTCCATTGATGGAGAAGCTTCTCTATCATATGAACAAGCGGCAGAGCAATTTAAACAGTTTCAAGTTCTGCTACAAAGGTTTCTAGAGAATGAACATTTCAATCAGGGAGCTAGAATTCAAGAATATTCCAGGAGTAGATCCCTCATGCCTAAATTACTTCAAGTTCCTGCTCTCAGAG CTTCATCCACAGAAGGAACGGAAGAGGAGATACATGAAGCATTCTACAGAGATCCAGTTACCATCTCAGAGTTGATCAAAATTATGGAGGAAGCTATTATGACTTTCTGGGATTTCGTTAAGGCTGACAAAGACATTAAAACTTGTAAATCAAAGAAACATCAGAAGCTTATGGATTCAGCAGACTCCACCCTTCTACAAGCCATTAGAAGATGCCTAGAGAAG AAAGAGTCGAGACTTAATGATCTGAAAAGGAGAGGAAAGTTTCTGAGAAAAAACAAATCAAATCCGAGAAGAGCAGAAGAAACTGAAATTTTGCTTGCCCTTATCGACTTGAGAATAATAACACGGGTGTTGAGCATGTCAAGAATGACCAAAGATCATCTACGTTGGTGTGAAGAAAAGCTAAATGCACTCAATGTTTCCCAAAGCAATCTGCAGAGAGATTGTATGCCTGTGTATTTTCCATCTTAA